Proteins co-encoded in one Ponticoccus alexandrii genomic window:
- the fabZ gene encoding 3-hydroxyacyl-ACP dehydratase FabZ, protein MSDTLTSADIQLIQRIIPHRYPFLLVDRVEEIDGTASAVGLKNVTMNEPHFQGHFPGLPIMPGVTIVEAMAQTAAVMVGVTLEMADKEMKVYFMAIDACKFRRKVVPGDQLRMKLETLRGKPGGKVWKFRGVATVEGEMAAEAEFTAMMDLPS, encoded by the coding sequence ATGAGTGACACGCTTACATCCGCCGATATCCAGTTGATCCAGCGGATTATCCCGCACCGCTATCCTTTTCTGCTTGTCGACCGGGTCGAAGAGATCGACGGGACGGCCAGCGCCGTCGGCCTGAAGAACGTCACCATGAACGAGCCGCATTTCCAGGGCCATTTCCCCGGTCTGCCGATCATGCCCGGCGTGACCATCGTCGAGGCCATGGCCCAGACCGCCGCCGTCATGGTGGGTGTCACGCTGGAGATGGCCGACAAGGAGATGAAGGTCTATTTCATGGCCATCGACGCCTGCAAGTTCCGCCGCAAGGTGGTGCCCGGCGACCAGCTTCGGATGAAGCTGGAGACGCTGCGTGGCAAGCCCGGCGGCAAGGTCTGGAAGTTCCGCGGCGTGGCCACGGTCGAGGGTGAGATGGCCGCGGAGGCCGAGTTCACCGCGATGATGGACCTGCCGTCTTGA
- a CDS encoding DDE-type integrase/transposase/recombinase — MTIVTDKAHSYGKVIGEWRARLDPYDAIRHVTRKHLNNRIEGDHAVLKHSLRPMRGLQGPSFAKAALKGIETFRAIRRGDFVRCDTGVMNEIRFVRNLFDDPQRAV, encoded by the coding sequence TTGACGATCGTCACCGACAAGGCCCACAGCTATGGCAAGGTCATCGGCGAGTGGCGCGCGCGCCTCGACCCCTACGACGCGATCCGGCACGTCACGCGAAAGCACCTGAACAACCGCATCGAGGGAGATCATGCCGTCCTCAAGCACTCGCTGCGGCCGATGCGCGGCCTTCAGGGGCCGTCCTTCGCCAAGGCCGCGCTCAAGGGTATTGAGACGTTCCGCGCCATCCGCCGTGGCGATTTCGTTCGCTGCGACACCGGCGTCATGAACGAGATCCGGTTCGTCCGGAACCTGTTCGATGATCCCCAGAGGGCCGTGTAA
- a CDS encoding LpxI family protein, whose product MLAVIAGQGRLPEALIDALPERPLVCALTHAPPDRISVDHRFPIERLGNFLRWLRRHGVTELCMAGAVTRPHLRLSQLSFATLRLMPMILRALRQGDDGALRAAVSVIEASGVRVVGAHEIAPDLLPPAGVHTRAQPSDSDRRDVALGDRVSVEQGNRDLGQCCVLGQGRVLARETQEGTDAMLRALPAEARGGLFYKALKPTQDRRVDMPVVGFATARACIDAGLSGMVVEAGGVLVLDRAALVETLDAHGLFLWIRERPA is encoded by the coding sequence ATGCTGGCGGTGATTGCCGGGCAGGGGCGCCTTCCCGAGGCGCTGATCGACGCTCTGCCAGAGCGACCCCTGGTCTGCGCCCTGACCCACGCGCCGCCCGACCGGATTTCGGTGGATCACAGATTCCCGATCGAACGGCTGGGCAACTTTCTGCGCTGGCTCCGCCGCCACGGCGTGACCGAGCTTTGCATGGCGGGCGCCGTGACCCGGCCGCACCTGCGCCTGTCGCAGCTCAGTTTCGCCACTTTGCGGCTGATGCCGATGATCCTGCGGGCTTTGAGGCAGGGTGACGACGGCGCCCTGCGCGCGGCCGTGTCCGTGATCGAGGCCTCCGGGGTTCGGGTGGTCGGCGCCCACGAGATCGCGCCGGATCTTCTGCCGCCTGCCGGGGTGCATACACGGGCACAGCCCTCGGACAGCGACCGCCGCGACGTCGCGCTTGGCGACAGGGTGAGCGTCGAACAGGGCAACCGCGACCTTGGTCAGTGCTGCGTGCTGGGGCAGGGACGCGTACTGGCCCGAGAGACGCAGGAGGGCACCGATGCCATGCTTCGCGCGCTGCCCGCCGAGGCGCGGGGCGGCCTGTTCTACAAGGCTCTGAAGCCCACGCAGGACCGCCGCGTCGACATGCCCGTGGTGGGGTTTGCCACGGCGCGGGCCTGCATCGACGCGGGCCTGTCGGGCATGGTGGTCGAAGCGGGCGGCGTTCTGGTGCTGGATCGCGCGGCGTTGGTCGAGACACTCGACGCCCATGGCCTGTTCCTCTGGATTCGCGAAAGGCCCGCCTGA
- the lpxB gene encoding lipid-A-disaccharide synthase has protein sequence MHVFITAGEASGDKLGAALMAGLKTLVPEVRFTGVGGPRMIAEGLESLFPMDEISVMGITEILREYRHLKARIRQTAEAVVAAQPDVLITIDLPEFSLRVARLVKAESDVRTVHYVAPTVWAWRPKRAVKMAAHVDQVLALLPFEPPYMEAAGIPCAFVGHPVVTDPLASAAEAQAFRARHGIDGEMALVLPGSRRSEIARLMPTFTEAVRRILAARPDLRLVVPMAANVAGPVRAATRDWPGNPVLIDPAEDPDGADKRAAFRAADAALAASGTVALELAAAGTPMVVAYDMGWLSRQIIGRLLLVDSVNLVNLVSGTRTVPEFIGKACQPAPIARAFTALLDAPEAQREAMADTMRQLGLHEDPPGLRAARAVLNGLSGGSGGA, from the coding sequence ATGCATGTCTTCATCACCGCCGGGGAAGCCTCGGGCGACAAACTGGGGGCGGCGCTCATGGCAGGGCTGAAGACGCTTGTGCCTGAGGTGCGCTTTACCGGCGTGGGCGGGCCGCGCATGATCGCCGAGGGGCTGGAAAGCCTGTTCCCGATGGATGAGATCAGCGTCATGGGGATCACCGAGATCCTGAGGGAATACCGCCACCTGAAGGCGCGTATCCGCCAGACCGCCGAGGCGGTGGTGGCGGCGCAGCCGGACGTGCTGATCACCATCGACCTGCCAGAGTTCTCCCTGCGGGTGGCGCGACTGGTCAAGGCGGAATCCGACGTGCGCACGGTGCATTACGTGGCGCCCACGGTCTGGGCCTGGCGCCCGAAGCGGGCCGTGAAGATGGCGGCACATGTCGATCAGGTCCTGGCGCTGCTGCCCTTCGAGCCGCCCTATATGGAGGCGGCGGGCATCCCCTGCGCCTTCGTCGGGCACCCGGTTGTGACCGACCCGCTGGCCAGCGCCGCCGAGGCGCAGGCCTTCCGGGCGCGCCACGGCATCGACGGAGAGATGGCCCTTGTGCTGCCGGGCTCGCGCCGGTCCGAGATCGCGCGGCTCATGCCCACCTTCACCGAAGCGGTGCGTCGCATCCTGGCCGCGCGGCCCGACCTGCGGCTGGTGGTTCCCATGGCAGCGAATGTCGCGGGTCCGGTGCGCGCGGCCACGCGCGACTGGCCCGGGAACCCGGTGCTGATCGACCCCGCCGAAGACCCGGACGGCGCGGACAAGCGCGCCGCCTTCCGCGCGGCGGATGCGGCGCTGGCCGCCTCGGGAACCGTCGCGCTGGAGCTGGCGGCGGCGGGCACGCCGATGGTGGTGGCCTACGACATGGGCTGGTTGTCGCGCCAGATCATCGGGCGGTTGCTTCTGGTGGACAGCGTGAACCTCGTGAACCTCGTCAGCGGAACGCGCACGGTGCCCGAGTTCATCGGCAAGGCCTGCCAGCCCGCCCCGATCGCGCGCGCCTTCACCGCGCTTCTGGACGCGCCCGAGGCGCAACGTGAGGCCATGGCGGACACGATGCGGCAGCTTGGCCTGCACGAGGATCCGCCGGGCCTGCGCGCGGCCCGCGCGGTGTTGAACGGGCTGTCCGGCGGAAGCGGCGGAGCCTGA
- a CDS encoding ABC transporter permease produces MAMLIARRLGSGVIVALIVALTVFALLHLSPGDPATVLAGDQASAADIARIRANLGLDRPLPEQFVAWLGGVLHGDFGVSLFSGQPVLALILERMEPTLSLMAFTTLIAVIVAIPAGILAAWRPGSLLERGIGAISIIGFSVPVFVVGYCVAYVFALNLRLLPVQGYAPLEDGFGPWLTSIALPSIALSTSYIALIARTTRAAMIEALQQDYIRTARSKGCSDMKILFVHALRNCALPVSTVIGMGIALLIGGAVATESVFAIPGLGRLLIDAILRGDYPLIQGIVLFFSFVYVGINLVLDLAYGLFDPRVRL; encoded by the coding sequence ATGGCCATGCTCATCGCAAGACGGCTGGGCTCGGGGGTCATCGTCGCGTTGATCGTGGCGCTGACCGTCTTTGCCCTGCTTCACCTGTCGCCGGGAGATCCGGCGACAGTCCTCGCCGGGGACCAGGCTTCTGCCGCCGATATCGCGCGCATCCGCGCCAACCTCGGCCTCGACCGGCCGCTGCCTGAGCAGTTCGTCGCGTGGCTCGGCGGCGTGCTGCACGGTGATTTCGGAGTCTCGCTGTTCTCCGGGCAGCCGGTGCTCGCGTTGATCCTCGAACGGATGGAGCCGACTCTTTCGCTGATGGCCTTCACCACGCTGATCGCCGTGATCGTGGCGATCCCGGCCGGCATCCTCGCCGCCTGGCGCCCCGGCTCGCTGCTGGAACGGGGCATCGGCGCGATCTCGATCATCGGTTTCTCGGTGCCGGTCTTCGTGGTCGGCTACTGCGTCGCCTATGTCTTCGCGCTGAACCTCCGCCTGCTGCCGGTGCAGGGCTACGCCCCGCTCGAGGACGGCTTCGGCCCCTGGCTGACAAGCATCGCGCTGCCATCCATCGCGCTGTCGACCTCGTACATCGCGCTCATCGCCCGCACCACCAGGGCCGCGATGATCGAGGCGCTGCAACAGGATTACATCCGCACCGCCCGATCGAAGGGCTGTTCCGACATGAAGATCCTTTTCGTGCATGCGCTGCGCAACTGCGCGCTGCCGGTGTCCACGGTGATCGGCATGGGCATCGCCCTGCTCATTGGCGGCGCCGTCGCGACCGAAAGCGTCTTTGCCATTCCCGGCCTGGGACGGCTGCTGATCGACGCGATCCTGCGCGGAGATTACCCGCTGATCCAAGGCATCGTGCTGTTCTTCAGTTTCGTCTACGTCGGCATCAACCTGGTGCTCGACCTGGCCTACGGGCTCTTTGATCCGAGGGTTCGCCTGTGA
- a CDS encoding BtpA/SgcQ family protein, whose protein sequence is MTQTISDIPSDAIRDIFGRPKALIGMVHCPALPGAPRYKGAALDTIYDTCMRDAEALISGGLHGLIIENHGDIPFSKPDDIGPETAAVLSVITDRIRRALGVPLGINVLANAPIPAIATAVAGGAAFIRVNQWANAYVANEGFMEGRAAEAMRYRAALRADNVKIFADSHVKHGAHAITGDRTVEELTRDLAFFDADCVIATGNRTGDSAATDEIRTIGDATHLPVLVGSGVTEGNVRKILGLTSGVIVASSLKEGGVWWNPVEPARVASFVSVAQEALEA, encoded by the coding sequence ATGACGCAAACGATTTCCGACATCCCCTCCGACGCAATCCGGGACATCTTCGGCCGCCCGAAGGCGCTGATCGGCATGGTACATTGCCCCGCGCTGCCCGGTGCCCCGCGATACAAGGGCGCGGCTCTCGACACGATCTACGACACCTGCATGCGCGATGCCGAAGCCCTCATCTCGGGCGGTCTGCACGGGCTGATCATCGAGAACCACGGCGACATCCCCTTCTCCAAGCCCGATGACATCGGCCCCGAAACGGCGGCCGTCCTGTCGGTCATCACCGACCGGATCCGCCGCGCGCTTGGCGTTCCGCTCGGGATCAACGTGCTCGCCAATGCGCCGATCCCGGCGATTGCCACCGCCGTAGCCGGAGGAGCGGCCTTCATCCGCGTGAACCAATGGGCCAATGCCTATGTCGCCAACGAAGGCTTCATGGAGGGCCGCGCCGCCGAGGCCATGCGCTACCGCGCCGCGCTGCGCGCCGACAACGTGAAGATCTTCGCCGATAGCCACGTGAAGCACGGCGCCCATGCCATCACCGGCGACCGCACGGTCGAGGAGCTGACCCGCGATCTCGCCTTCTTTGACGCCGATTGCGTCATCGCCACCGGCAACCGCACCGGCGACAGCGCCGCAACCGACGAGATCCGTACCATCGGCGACGCCACTCACCTGCCGGTGTTGGTCGGCTCTGGCGTCACCGAGGGCAACGTGCGCAAGATCCTCGGCCTGACCAGTGGCGTCATCGTCGCCTCGTCGCTCAAGGAAGGCGGCGTCTGGTGGAACCCGGTCGAACCGGCGCGGGTGGCGTCCTTCGTTTCGGTCGCGCAAGAGGCGCTCGAGGCATGA
- the lpxA gene encoding acyl-ACP--UDP-N-acetylglucosamine O-acyltransferase encodes MPETVIHPSAVVEEGAQLGQGVRVGPFCHVGPEVVLGDGVELKSHVVVNGATSVGAETVIFPFAVIGEIPQDLKFRGEKTRLEIGARNRIREHVTMNAGTEGGGGVTRVGDDGLFMAGCHVAHDAQVGNRVILVNNAALAGHCVLEDDVIVGGLSGVHQWVRIGRGAIIGAVTMVTNDVIPYGLVQAPRGKLDGLNLVGLKRRGVARSDITALRAAFQMLAQGEGAFADRARKLGAETQSDYVREIVDFILGDSDRHYLTPG; translated from the coding sequence GTGCCCGAAACCGTCATCCATCCCTCGGCTGTTGTCGAGGAGGGCGCGCAACTGGGGCAGGGCGTGCGCGTCGGCCCCTTCTGCCACGTCGGGCCAGAGGTCGTTCTGGGCGACGGCGTCGAGTTGAAAAGCCATGTCGTGGTGAACGGCGCGACCTCCGTCGGGGCAGAAACGGTGATCTTTCCCTTCGCGGTGATCGGCGAGATTCCTCAGGACCTGAAGTTTCGGGGCGAAAAAACCCGGCTGGAGATAGGCGCCCGCAACCGCATCCGCGAGCATGTCACCATGAATGCGGGCACCGAAGGCGGTGGCGGCGTGACCCGGGTCGGCGACGACGGGTTGTTCATGGCAGGCTGTCACGTCGCGCATGACGCGCAGGTCGGCAACCGGGTGATTCTGGTGAACAACGCGGCGCTGGCCGGGCATTGCGTGCTCGAGGACGACGTGATCGTCGGCGGGCTGTCGGGGGTGCACCAGTGGGTGCGCATCGGGCGCGGTGCGATCATCGGCGCCGTGACCATGGTGACCAACGACGTGATCCCCTACGGGTTGGTACAGGCGCCGCGCGGTAAGCTGGACGGACTGAACCTTGTCGGGCTGAAGCGCAGGGGTGTGGCGCGCTCGGATATCACCGCGCTGCGGGCCGCTTTCCAGATGCTGGCGCAGGGCGAGGGCGCCTTTGCCGACCGCGCAAGGAAGCTGGGCGCCGAAACGCAAAGCGATTACGTGCGCGAGATCGTCGACTTCATCCTCGGCGACAGCGACCGCCACTACCTGACGCCGGGCTGA
- a CDS encoding TenA family protein: MTQALSDRILAENAEVFDAMVGHRFVRDVAADTLTVETFDRYLQIEGDFVETAIAIFGYAVAKAPDIAARRKLIAVLDALANEQIAYFERVTEARGITDEPALRSHPDVVAFGGGMLEIARDGSYPEILAAMFAAEWMYLTWNDQVAADMPRDPDLRHWVDMHVSEGFRQGAHWLKDSLDALGTELSEQEKARCSEIFGRAQQLEIDFHSAAYVDEA; encoded by the coding sequence ATGACGCAGGCGCTCTCTGACCGCATCCTCGCCGAAAACGCCGAGGTTTTTGACGCCATGGTCGGGCACCGCTTCGTGCGCGATGTGGCGGCCGACACGCTGACCGTCGAGACCTTCGACCGCTACCTGCAGATCGAGGGCGATTTCGTCGAGACCGCCATCGCCATCTTCGGCTACGCGGTGGCCAAGGCCCCCGACATCGCGGCGAGGCGCAAGCTGATCGCGGTGCTGGACGCGCTCGCCAACGAGCAGATCGCCTATTTCGAACGCGTCACCGAGGCCCGCGGAATCACCGACGAGCCGGCACTGCGCAGCCACCCGGATGTGGTGGCCTTTGGTGGCGGCATGCTCGAGATCGCCCGCGACGGCAGCTACCCCGAGATCCTCGCAGCAATGTTCGCCGCCGAATGGATGTATCTGACGTGGAATGATCAGGTGGCCGCCGACATGCCGAGAGATCCGGATCTGCGCCATTGGGTCGACATGCATGTCTCCGAGGGCTTCCGGCAAGGCGCGCATTGGCTGAAGGACAGTCTCGACGCGCTCGGCACCGAGCTTTCCGAGCAGGAAAAGGCACGGTGCTCCGAAATCTTCGGACGTGCACAGCAGCTCGAAATCGACTTCCACAGCGCGGCCTACGTCGACGAAGCGTAG
- a CDS encoding ABC transporter permease translates to MTASSLTLAPFRGLSRLVPRSVKLRIGGGLLLAIVLVAICAPLLTWHDPGEISPATRLRPPSTEFLLGTDMMGRDLWARLVYGGRVSLLVGLSVAVIATLIGGALGLAAGFIRALDPILMRITDGLMAIPSLLLAISLAAVSGGGLGTVIASISLAEMPRMVRVVRSVTLSLRETAFVDAAWLAGNSDRAIMFRHVLPNTLAPLSVQATFICASAMVTESILTFIGAGTPPSIPSWGNIMSDARALWQLKPLAIFAPAAALTLTILAVNMIGDGLRDHFDPKHQDR, encoded by the coding sequence GTGACCGCCTCCTCCCTTACCCTCGCCCCGTTCCGAGGGCTGTCGCGGCTGGTGCCGCGTTCGGTCAAGCTTCGCATCGGCGGCGGACTGCTTCTCGCCATCGTGCTGGTGGCGATCTGCGCGCCGCTGCTGACATGGCACGATCCGGGGGAGATATCGCCCGCAACCCGCCTGCGACCGCCCTCGACCGAGTTCCTGCTGGGCACCGACATGATGGGCCGCGACCTCTGGGCCCGGCTGGTCTATGGCGGGCGGGTGTCGCTTCTGGTCGGGCTGTCGGTGGCGGTGATCGCCACGCTGATCGGCGGCGCGCTGGGGCTCGCGGCCGGGTTCATCCGCGCCCTCGATCCGATTCTGATGCGCATCACCGACGGGCTCATGGCCATCCCCTCGCTGCTGCTCGCGATCTCGCTGGCGGCGGTGTCGGGGGGCGGGCTCGGCACGGTGATCGCCTCGATCAGCCTTGCGGAGATGCCGCGCATGGTGCGCGTCGTGCGCTCCGTCACGCTGAGCCTGCGCGAGACCGCCTTCGTCGATGCCGCCTGGCTGGCCGGCAACAGCGACCGGGCCATCATGTTCCGCCATGTGCTGCCCAACACCCTGGCGCCGCTGTCGGTGCAGGCCACCTTCATCTGCGCCTCGGCGATGGTGACGGAATCCATCCTCACCTTCATCGGGGCCGGCACGCCGCCCTCTATCCCCTCGTGGGGCAACATCATGTCCGACGCGCGGGCGCTGTGGCAGCTCAAGCCGCTGGCGATCTTCGCGCCGGCCGCCGCGCTGACCCTCACCATCCTTGCCGTGAACATGATCGGCGACGGGCTGCGCGACCATTTCGACCCGAAGCACCAGGACCGCTAA
- a CDS encoding ABC transporter ATP-binding protein, translated as MNRQDPILELQQIFKDYPLRKPHPFATPRSVKALTGVSLSIARGETLALVGESGCGKSTLGKCVVGLQGISDGAIRFDGIRIDGLGRGRRQAYNKQVQMIFQDPLSSLNPRKRIGDALAEPVRNYRPQLTSVQVAEEVQRLLTLVRMPVDSAGRWPHEFSGGQAQRIAIARALASKPDLIVCDEATSALDVSIKAQIVNLLKELQAELNLALLFISHDLGIVRSIAHRVAVMYRGTIVEQGTGDEVFHSPQHPYSQALLSAVLPLRPGARRTHARLEGEVPSTTADLAGCPFESRCPKRFDACSAARPPLIRLDERSDHSVACFLHGH; from the coding sequence ATGAACCGCCAAGACCCGATCCTGGAACTGCAGCAGATCTTCAAGGACTACCCGCTGCGCAAGCCGCACCCCTTCGCCACGCCGCGTTCCGTCAAGGCGCTGACCGGTGTGAGCCTGAGCATCGCGCGCGGCGAGACGCTCGCGCTCGTGGGGGAGTCCGGCTGTGGCAAGTCCACCCTGGGCAAATGCGTCGTCGGGCTGCAGGGCATTTCGGACGGCGCCATCCGCTTCGACGGCATCCGCATCGACGGGCTCGGCCGGGGGCGCCGGCAAGCATATAACAAGCAGGTGCAGATGATTTTCCAGGATCCGCTGAGCTCGCTGAACCCGCGCAAGCGCATCGGCGATGCCCTAGCCGAGCCTGTCCGCAACTACCGTCCGCAGCTGACGTCGGTGCAGGTCGCCGAGGAGGTGCAGCGCCTGTTGACGCTCGTGCGCATGCCCGTGGACAGCGCCGGACGCTGGCCGCATGAATTTTCCGGGGGGCAGGCGCAACGCATCGCCATCGCGAGGGCGTTGGCCTCCAAGCCCGATCTCATCGTGTGCGACGAGGCGACCTCGGCACTCGACGTGTCGATCAAGGCGCAGATCGTGAACCTTCTGAAAGAGCTGCAGGCCGAGCTGAACCTCGCGCTGCTGTTCATCAGCCACGATCTGGGCATCGTGCGCAGCATCGCGCACCGGGTGGCGGTGATGTATCGCGGCACCATCGTCGAGCAGGGCACGGGCGATGAAGTATTCCACAGCCCGCAGCATCCCTACTCACAGGCACTGCTGTCGGCGGTGCTGCCGCTTCGCCCCGGCGCCCGACGCACGCATGCCCGGCTCGAGGGCGAGGTGCCCTCCACCACTGCGGATCTTGCCGGTTGTCCGTTCGAGAGCCGCTGCCCGAAACGTTTCGATGCCTGCAGCGCGGCGCGCCCGCCGCTGATCCGGCTCGACGAGCGCAGCGACCACTCGGTTGCCTGCTTTCTGCACGGTCATTGA
- a CDS encoding ABC transporter ATP-binding protein: MTLLDVQDLSVTFDTPRGPLHAASGVSFSVARDETVAIVGESGCGKSVTVSAITGMLDAANARISGVVLHDGADVLTATAREQRGRLGRAIGMIFQNPMTSLNPVLSIGYQLTEPLKLHTALSRRERRAWAIDLLRQVGLSDPEKRLGQYPHELSGGMRQRVTIAIALACDPELIIADEPTTALDVTVQAQILDLLRALRRERGSSMVMITHDLGVVAALADRVVVMYAGHVVETAPVAALFAAPAHPYTAALMRAVPDPTDPRERDGAPLHHVPGQVPDLARLPQGCPFQPRCDRAVAACVQTMPPAMEISPGQYAACHNPCTEARA; the protein is encoded by the coding sequence ATGACCCTTCTCGATGTCCAGGACCTTTCGGTCACCTTCGACACGCCGCGCGGCCCGCTGCACGCCGCCAGCGGCGTCAGCTTTTCCGTCGCCCGCGACGAGACCGTGGCCATCGTCGGAGAATCCGGCTGCGGAAAATCCGTCACCGTTTCGGCGATCACCGGCATGCTGGACGCGGCCAACGCCCGGATCAGCGGCGTCGTGTTGCATGACGGCGCCGACGTGCTCACCGCTACCGCGCGCGAGCAGCGGGGGCGGCTCGGGCGGGCTATCGGCATGATCTTCCAGAACCCGATGACCTCTCTGAACCCGGTGCTGTCGATCGGCTATCAGTTGACCGAGCCGCTGAAGCTGCACACCGCGTTGTCCCGGCGCGAACGCCGGGCCTGGGCCATCGACCTGCTGCGGCAGGTCGGCCTGTCGGATCCGGAAAAGCGGCTCGGCCAGTATCCGCACGAGTTGTCCGGTGGGATGCGCCAGCGCGTCACCATCGCCATCGCGCTGGCCTGCGATCCCGAGCTGATCATCGCCGACGAGCCGACCACCGCGCTCGATGTCACGGTGCAGGCACAGATCCTCGACCTGCTGCGGGCGCTGCGGCGGGAGCGCGGCAGCTCGATGGTCATGATCACCCATGATCTTGGCGTGGTGGCGGCGCTCGCCGACCGGGTGGTGGTGATGTACGCGGGCCACGTGGTCGAGACGGCGCCGGTCGCCGCGCTCTTCGCGGCGCCGGCGCATCCCTATACCGCGGCGCTGATGCGAGCAGTGCCCGACCCCACCGATCCGCGCGAGCGGGACGGTGCGCCGCTGCACCATGTCCCCGGGCAGGTGCCGGATCTTGCCCGGCTGCCACAGGGGTGCCCGTTCCAACCGCGCTGCGACCGCGCCGTCGCCGCCTGCGTGCAGACCATGCCCCCCGCGATGGAGATCTCCCCCGGCCAGTACGCCGCCTGCCACAATCCCTGCACGGAGGCGCGCGCATGA
- a CDS encoding ABC transporter substrate-binding protein: MRKRTFLKSATLAGLLTLTAHDPALAQSDDHVLRFVPDGDLSNFDPIWGTAYTVRNAAMMVWDTLYGIDENLAPQLQMLESDSVSEDGLVWTFTLRDGLTFHDDTPVTAEDVVASLDRWKQRDVMGLRIAAVEDSLVVLDDKTFEWRLTEPFPKMRFALGKANAPVAFIMPARIAATDPFEQITEYVGSGPMRFVADKWQVGAMAVFEKFDAYVPREEPSSWLAGGKVMNFDRVEWITIPDAATAVNALITGEVDWLEKPLPDLAPLFEASPDVETGVSDPLGMVQAMRLNHTQPPFDDVEVRRAVAMAMNQSDYSISVVGDKPDYWQYMYSYFTPGTPLYTEVGSELVMTEPDLESARQIIADKGLAGTTLTVMVAQDLPANKAIGDVTAGLMEDLGFEVEYVATTWGNIQARRQSKAPAAEGGWNIFHTSHSGTDTVNPAAYIGLQANGDDAWFGWPTNDEVQAGIAEWYAAETPEAEFAAAEKINAAAMDTVVFGLAGFTLFQQAWRSDAIANMQPAPLPLFWGIEPN, from the coding sequence TTGCGAAAAAGAACCTTCCTCAAGAGTGCCACGCTCGCCGGCTTGCTGACCCTCACGGCACACGACCCGGCCCTGGCGCAATCGGACGACCACGTGCTGCGCTTCGTTCCCGACGGCGACCTGAGCAACTTCGACCCGATCTGGGGCACCGCCTACACCGTGCGGAACGCCGCGATGATGGTCTGGGACACGCTCTACGGCATCGACGAAAACCTTGCGCCGCAGCTGCAAATGCTCGAGAGCGACAGCGTCTCGGAAGACGGGCTTGTCTGGACCTTCACCCTGCGCGACGGGCTGACGTTCCATGACGACACCCCCGTCACCGCCGAGGATGTGGTCGCCAGCCTCGACCGCTGGAAACAGCGCGACGTGATGGGCCTGCGCATCGCCGCCGTCGAGGACAGCCTCGTCGTCCTCGACGACAAGACCTTCGAATGGCGCCTGACCGAACCCTTCCCGAAGATGCGCTTCGCGCTTGGCAAGGCCAATGCGCCGGTGGCTTTCATCATGCCCGCCCGCATCGCGGCCACCGACCCCTTCGAACAGATCACCGAATACGTCGGCAGCGGCCCGATGCGCTTCGTCGCCGATAAATGGCAGGTCGGCGCAATGGCCGTGTTCGAGAAGTTCGACGCCTACGTCCCGCGCGAGGAACCGTCGAGCTGGCTTGCCGGCGGCAAGGTGATGAACTTCGACCGCGTGGAGTGGATCACCATTCCCGACGCCGCCACCGCGGTGAACGCACTGATCACCGGTGAGGTGGACTGGCTGGAGAAGCCGCTGCCCGATCTTGCCCCGCTGTTCGAGGCAAGCCCTGACGTCGAAACCGGCGTGTCCGATCCGCTCGGCATGGTGCAGGCGATGCGCCTGAACCACACGCAGCCCCCCTTCGACGACGTCGAGGTGCGCCGTGCCGTGGCAATGGCGATGAACCAGAGCGACTATTCGATCTCGGTGGTCGGCGATAAGCCCGATTACTGGCAGTACATGTACAGCTACTTCACCCCCGGCACGCCGCTTTACACCGAGGTGGGCTCCGAGTTGGTGATGACCGAGCCCGATCTCGAGAGCGCGCGGCAGATCATCGCGGACAAGGGCCTGGCCGGCACTACGCTGACGGTGATGGTGGCGCAGGACCTGCCTGCCAACAAGGCCATCGGTGACGTCACTGCCGGGCTGATGGAAGACCTGGGCTTCGAGGTCGAGTATGTCGCCACCACCTGGGGCAACATCCAGGCCCGCCGCCAGAGCAAGGCGCCCGCCGCCGAGGGCGGCTGGAACATCTTCCACACCTCGCATTCGGGCACCGACACCGTGAACCCCGCCGCCTACATCGGCCTTCAGGCCAATGGTGACGACGCCTGGTTCGGCTGGCCCACCAATGACGAGGTGCAGGCGGGCATCGCCGAGTGGTATGCCGCAGAGACCCCCGAGGCGGAATTCGCCGCCGCTGAGAAGATCAACGCCGCCGCCATGGACACCGTGGTCTTCGGGCTTGCCGGGTTCACCCTGTTCCAGCAGGCGTGGCGCAGCGATGCCATCGCCAACATGCAGCCGGCGCCCCTGCCGCTGTTCTGGGGGATCGAGCCCAACTGA